A genome region from Flavobacterium sp. CFS9 includes the following:
- the pruA gene encoding L-glutamate gamma-semialdehyde dehydrogenase: MLKGFFHVPKAVNEPVKGYAPNSPEKAAVQAAYTTLWNSKIDVPLYIGSEEIRTGNTRTISAPHDHKHIVGTYHLAEKQHIEKAIANALESRKAWADMAWEQRAAIFLKAAELIAGPYRARINAATMIGQSKNIHQAEIDAACELIDFLRYNVEFMTQIYGDQPKSDSSTWNRLEYRPLEGFVYAITPFNFTAIAANLPASAAMMGNVVVWKPSDSQVFSAKIIIDIFKEAGVPDGVINVVFGDALMITDTVLASRDFAGVHFTGSTHVFKDIWAKIGANIHHYKTYPRIVGETGGKDFIIAHPSANVKQVATGIARGAFEFQGQKCSAASRAYIPQSLWPAVKEQLVADVKSMKMGSPEDFGNFITAVIHEGSFDKLASYIDQAKKDADAEIIVGGNYDKSVGYFIEPTVIVTTNPKYTTMETELFGPVITIYVYEDAKWEETLELVDTTSEYALTGAVFSQDRYAIEVATVKLRNAAGNFYINDKPTGAVVGMQPFGGARASGTNDKAGSALNLLRWVSPRTIKETFVTPEDYRYPFLG, encoded by the coding sequence ATGCTAAAAGGATTCTTTCACGTACCAAAAGCGGTAAACGAACCGGTAAAAGGATACGCACCTAACTCACCAGAAAAAGCAGCAGTACAGGCGGCTTACACTACTTTGTGGAACTCTAAAATCGACGTGCCATTATATATCGGAAGCGAAGAAATCAGAACTGGAAATACAAGAACAATATCAGCTCCTCACGATCACAAACATATCGTAGGAACCTACCACTTAGCTGAAAAACAACATATCGAAAAAGCAATTGCCAATGCACTTGAATCAAGAAAAGCATGGGCAGATATGGCATGGGAACAACGTGCCGCCATTTTCTTAAAAGCTGCTGAACTTATTGCTGGTCCATACAGAGCCCGCATTAATGCAGCAACAATGATCGGTCAGTCTAAAAATATTCACCAGGCAGAAATTGATGCTGCTTGCGAGCTAATCGACTTTTTACGTTACAACGTAGAATTCATGACTCAGATTTACGGAGATCAGCCAAAATCAGATTCTTCTACCTGGAACCGTCTGGAATACAGACCTCTTGAAGGTTTTGTTTACGCTATTACTCCTTTCAACTTTACTGCTATCGCTGCCAATCTTCCTGCAAGTGCTGCTATGATGGGTAACGTTGTGGTTTGGAAACCAAGCGACAGCCAGGTTTTCTCTGCAAAAATCATTATCGATATTTTCAAAGAAGCAGGTGTTCCTGACGGGGTTATCAATGTTGTTTTTGGTGATGCTTTAATGATTACGGATACTGTATTAGCAAGCCGTGATTTTGCAGGAGTTCACTTTACAGGATCAACTCATGTATTCAAAGACATCTGGGCTAAAATTGGTGCTAACATTCACCATTACAAAACTTACCCAAGAATCGTTGGAGAAACTGGTGGTAAAGATTTTATCATTGCACACCCAAGCGCTAACGTAAAACAAGTAGCTACAGGAATTGCTCGTGGGGCATTTGAATTTCAGGGACAAAAATGTTCTGCAGCTTCAAGAGCTTATATTCCGCAAAGTTTATGGCCAGCGGTTAAAGAACAATTAGTTGCAGATGTAAAATCAATGAAAATGGGTTCTCCGGAAGATTTCGGAAACTTTATTACAGCGGTTATCCACGAAGGTTCTTTCGATAAATTGGCGAGCTACATCGACCAGGCTAAAAAAGATGCTGATGCTGAAATCATTGTTGGAGGAAACTACGATAAATCAGTTGGATACTTTATTGAGCCAACGGTTATTGTAACTACAAACCCAAAATACACTACAATGGAAACCGAATTATTCGGACCTGTAATCACTATTTATGTTTACGAAGATGCTAAATGGGAAGAGACTTTAGAATTAGTAGATACTACTTCTGAGTATGCTTTAACAGGAGCGGTATTTAGCCAGGATCGTTATGCAATTGAAGTGGCTACAGTAAAATTACGAAATGCTGCAGGTAACTTCTACATCAACGATAAACCAACAGGAGCTGTTGTAGGAATGCAGCCATTTGGTGGAGCAAGAGCTTCAGGAACTAACGATAAAGCGGGTTCTGCATTGAACTTATTGCGTTGGGTATCTCCTAGAACAATCAAAGAAACGTTTGTAACTCCTGAAGATTACAGATATCCTTTCTTAGGTTAA
- the apaG gene encoding Co2+/Mg2+ efflux protein ApaG: MVSQITRGIKISVLTSFEGTYFKNYKIHFAFSYVVTIENHSKDSVQLTSRHWEIFDSLNDLEIVDGEGVIGKKPVLKPGENHTYSSGCLLSSPYGAMKGHFNMINFTTTKTFKVIVPTFRMCAPFALN, encoded by the coding sequence ATGGTTTCTCAGATAACAAGAGGCATAAAAATATCTGTTTTGACTAGTTTTGAAGGTACTTACTTCAAAAACTATAAGATTCACTTTGCTTTTAGCTATGTCGTTACAATCGAAAATCACAGCAAAGATTCTGTTCAGTTAACTTCCCGTCACTGGGAAATTTTCGACTCATTAAACGACCTTGAGATTGTTGACGGTGAAGGTGTTATTGGAAAAAAACCGGTTTTAAAACCTGGTGAAAATCACACTTACAGTTCAGGCTGTTTATTGTCGTCTCCTTATGGTGCGATGAAAGGTCATTTTAATATGATCAACTTTACCACTACCAAAACATTCAAAGTAATTGTTCCTACTTTCAGAATGTGTGCTCCTTTTGCTTTAAACTAA
- a CDS encoding DUF5103 domain-containing protein: MPKKIVRNLLIFFIFASAAAQEVQTEVNPPYNIKTVSFVQNGANVVPIFELGEAFQFQFDDLFGNEANYYFDVIHCDYNWRPTDIPKTDYISGFDNQRITDYSNSFNTLQIYSHYRLPFPNQFTSQLRLSGNYMLRILNEDKEVVLSRKFILFENRCTVATQVKRSRDLSNIEHKQNLDFNISSNDIVFQTPLQNVKVLLFQNGNFNTSIKNIVPQYTLGNQLVYKYDKETQFWGGNEFLYFENKDIRAASTNVAKVGTSGDIYNSYLFTNLARANQIYSNNQDVNGNFVVKNINASNNEIEADYAWVYFSLSAPTFRSSNKDIYISGMFNNYSLAPEYKMDYNSEKGIFEKAIVIKQGFTAFQYTVADKKGVIDYENAIDGNFYQTENEYTILVYYRESTDRYQRVIGKGNANSINIIN; the protein is encoded by the coding sequence ATGCCAAAAAAAATAGTTAGAAACCTCCTTATATTTTTCATTTTTGCTTCAGCTGCTGCTCAGGAAGTACAAACCGAAGTAAATCCGCCATACAATATTAAAACTGTCTCTTTTGTTCAGAACGGTGCTAATGTGGTTCCGATCTTTGAATTGGGGGAAGCATTTCAATTTCAATTTGACGATTTATTTGGCAATGAAGCCAATTATTATTTTGATGTGATACACTGCGATTACAACTGGAGACCAACTGATATTCCGAAGACAGACTATATCAGCGGTTTTGACAATCAGCGAATTACAGATTATTCAAATTCGTTTAATACCCTTCAAATCTATTCCCATTACCGACTTCCTTTCCCGAATCAGTTTACCAGTCAGCTGCGTCTTTCCGGCAATTATATGCTTCGTATTTTAAATGAGGACAAAGAAGTGGTGCTATCAAGAAAGTTTATTTTATTTGAAAACCGCTGTACTGTAGCGACTCAGGTAAAAAGAAGCCGGGATTTGTCTAACATAGAACACAAACAAAATCTGGATTTTAACATCAGCTCTAATGACATTGTTTTTCAGACTCCGCTACAAAATGTAAAAGTACTGCTCTTTCAGAATGGCAACTTTAACACCTCGATTAAAAATATTGTACCGCAATACACTCTGGGAAATCAACTGGTATACAAATACGATAAAGAAACTCAGTTTTGGGGCGGGAATGAGTTTTTGTATTTTGAAAACAAAGACATCCGCGCAGCAAGTACCAATGTAGCTAAGGTAGGAACCAGCGGCGACATCTATAACTCTTATTTGTTTACCAATCTGGCAAGAGCCAATCAGATTTACTCGAACAATCAGGATGTAAACGGAAATTTCGTAGTGAAGAATATCAATGCTTCCAACAATGAAATCGAAGCTGATTATGCCTGGGTATATTTCAGCCTGTCCGCTCCTACATTCAGGTCTTCTAATAAGGATATTTATATCAGCGGGATGTTCAACAATTACAGCTTAGCTCCGGAATATAAGATGGATTATAATTCAGAGAAAGGTATTTTTGAAAAAGCAATTGTGATCAAACAGGGTTTTACTGCTTTTCAATACACGGTTGCCGATAAAAAAGGAGTGATTGATTATGAAAATGCCATAGACGGAAACTTTTATCAGACTGAAAATGAATACACCATCCTGGTATATTACAGAGAAAGCACAGATCGATACCAGAGAGTGATTGGTAAAGGAAATGCAAACTCAATAAACATCATAAATTAA
- a CDS encoding DEAD/DEAH box helicase, whose amino-acid sequence MELSKSFQFCFDVSFEKNLNVYLPTAYIIENTDDIKYLDKKATTEVLESLGITSEHLNLSTQKILTVCESLKTEFIFKKFSKKIKSAKTIADLQKDSKIEFAIRQHLQLNLGSFYNLLVKEEFPLSINMGLEKDFYRSRVNIKLHEFEPQIQFDKHNEGITYTLSLKEDQTSFLPMNSNVEILLDEPSWLIIDKKLGQLKELNSKKLLPFLKKKSIEIPSKLVDNYFKNFIPEIAKKIDIESTGFEIELRDTIVSCTIQPVFDFFKNCYYLNLYFDYNGYTFDAGKTKKTHSFVDFSVANEPKIIQFKRSADEAFYTDKLLSLGLTKIKNELFGLSSDAETSDPYVNIQFIIDHKEQLESLGFTIQNLKLESKEIITESNTISIAKETKADWFDIKIIITIGPYKINFSEIIPNIKSKERLFMLPDGNYFLIPLEWFSKYGSLAKLAKTENGAVLLRKSNFTALDGISEIDNDPDQIHKAEFTASDLLKATLRPYQIDGVKWLLGHFNANLGACLADDMGLGKTLQTLAVLVAVQEQLGFTTKTTNFDLFSNDTTIEREPLKALIVLPSSLVFNWYNEAGKFTPHFSKIQYVGNDRKLLASRLNSTDLIFTSYSIVHRDISILEKYDFRYLILDESQYIKNKDSKIFKAINKISTGHKIALSGTPIENSLDDLWSQMQFINPDILGSYAFFMENFKNPIEKKQNEEVLNELKNLIQPYILRRTKEQVLKDLPELTEQVYYCNMDAEQEKLYEKEKSKARNFLLKTDGSGPDKISIINTLMKLRQLSNHPKMVDQDSEVDSGKYIAVTNYLKNLVKGKQKVIIFSSFVTNLNFYTDWCKENQIEYCEITGETPSQKREQQVKRFQEKENPLLFFISLKAGGVGLNITKASYVLFLDPWWNPFAEKQGVGRAHRIGQLNKVNVIRFISKNTVEEKIIKLQENKKLLSDSLLEESHISHEIEANLEYLLGS is encoded by the coding sequence TTGGAACTTTCAAAATCATTTCAATTTTGTTTTGACGTCAGTTTTGAAAAAAATCTGAATGTCTATCTCCCAACCGCCTATATTATTGAGAACACCGATGATATCAAATACCTGGACAAAAAAGCAACTACAGAAGTACTTGAAAGTTTAGGAATTACTTCAGAGCATTTAAATCTCAGTACTCAAAAAATACTGACGGTTTGCGAATCTTTAAAAACTGAATTCATATTTAAAAAATTCAGCAAAAAAATCAAATCGGCAAAAACGATTGCTGACTTACAAAAAGATTCCAAAATTGAATTTGCTATTCGTCAGCATTTGCAGCTGAATTTAGGCTCCTTTTACAATTTGCTTGTAAAAGAGGAATTCCCGTTGTCCATCAATATGGGACTGGAAAAAGATTTTTATCGCTCGAGAGTCAACATCAAACTTCATGAATTTGAACCTCAGATTCAGTTTGATAAACATAACGAAGGAATTACTTATACTTTGTCTTTAAAAGAAGATCAAACCAGCTTTCTGCCTATGAACAGCAATGTTGAAATTCTTTTGGACGAACCAAGCTGGCTGATTATCGACAAAAAACTGGGACAGTTAAAAGAACTTAATTCTAAAAAACTGCTTCCTTTTTTAAAGAAGAAATCAATCGAAATACCATCAAAATTAGTTGACAATTACTTCAAGAACTTCATCCCGGAAATAGCAAAAAAAATCGACATCGAATCCACCGGTTTTGAAATTGAGCTTCGCGACACCATTGTCTCCTGTACGATTCAGCCTGTTTTTGATTTCTTTAAAAACTGTTATTACCTCAACCTTTATTTTGACTATAACGGCTATACGTTTGATGCGGGTAAAACCAAAAAGACACACTCTTTTGTTGATTTTAGTGTTGCAAACGAACCTAAAATTATTCAGTTCAAACGAAGCGCTGATGAGGCTTTCTATACAGACAAACTACTCAGTCTTGGTTTAACAAAAATCAAAAATGAATTATTCGGATTAAGTTCAGATGCTGAAACTTCTGATCCATATGTCAATATTCAATTCATTATTGACCATAAAGAACAACTCGAAAGTCTGGGTTTCACCATTCAGAATCTCAAACTCGAAAGTAAAGAAATCATTACCGAAAGCAACACCATTTCAATTGCTAAAGAAACAAAAGCCGATTGGTTCGACATTAAAATAATCATTACAATTGGCCCTTATAAAATCAATTTCAGCGAAATAATTCCAAACATAAAAAGCAAGGAAAGACTTTTTATGCTGCCTGACGGAAATTACTTTTTGATTCCGCTGGAATGGTTTAGCAAATACGGCTCTCTGGCAAAATTGGCAAAAACAGAAAATGGTGCCGTTTTACTGCGTAAAAGTAATTTTACAGCTTTAGACGGAATTTCAGAAATTGATAATGATCCGGATCAGATTCATAAAGCCGAATTTACAGCTTCCGATTTACTAAAAGCGACCTTAAGACCGTATCAGATTGACGGTGTAAAATGGCTTTTGGGTCACTTTAATGCTAATCTTGGCGCGTGTCTGGCCGATGATATGGGACTTGGAAAAACGCTTCAGACTTTAGCGGTTTTAGTGGCGGTACAGGAGCAGTTGGGCTTTACAACCAAGACGACCAATTTTGATTTATTCTCTAACGATACAACTATCGAAAGAGAACCATTAAAAGCTTTGATTGTACTTCCCTCTTCTTTGGTTTTCAACTGGTACAATGAAGCCGGAAAGTTTACGCCTCATTTTTCGAAAATACAATACGTGGGCAATGACCGAAAATTGCTGGCAAGTCGATTAAATTCAACCGATTTAATTTTTACGAGTTACAGCATTGTTCATCGTGATATTTCCATCTTAGAAAAATATGATTTCCGTTATTTGATTTTAGACGAAAGTCAATACATTAAAAACAAAGATTCTAAGATTTTTAAAGCCATCAATAAAATCAGCACGGGGCATAAAATTGCTTTGAGTGGTACACCCATCGAAAATTCGCTTGATGATCTATGGTCGCAGATGCAGTTTATAAATCCGGATATTTTGGGGAGTTATGCTTTTTTCATGGAGAATTTCAAAAATCCAATCGAGAAAAAACAAAACGAAGAAGTTTTAAATGAATTAAAAAACCTCATCCAGCCTTATATTTTAAGAAGAACCAAAGAACAGGTTTTAAAAGATTTACCTGAATTGACAGAGCAGGTTTATTACTGTAACATGGATGCTGAACAGGAAAAACTATACGAAAAAGAGAAATCAAAAGCACGTAACTTTTTACTGAAAACGGACGGTTCCGGCCCGGATAAAATCAGTATTATCAACACTTTGATGAAATTGAGACAGCTGAGCAATCATCCCAAAATGGTCGATCAGGATTCTGAAGTTGATTCCGGAAAATATATTGCCGTTACGAATTATCTGAAAAACTTAGTCAAAGGAAAACAAAAAGTCATCATTTTCAGCTCCTTTGTGACCAATTTGAATTTTTACACGGATTGGTGCAAAGAAAACCAAATAGAATATTGTGAGATTACCGGCGAAACTCCTTCACAAAAAAGAGAACAGCAGGTAAAACGATTTCAGGAGAAAGAAAACCCTTTGTTATTCTTTATTTCGCTTAAAGCAGGTGGAGTTGGTCTGAACATTACCAAGGCTTCTTATGTGCTGTTCTTAGATCCATGGTGGAATCCTTTTGCAGAAAAACAGGGAGTGGGAAGAGCACATCGCATCGGACAATTGAACAAAGTAAACGTGATTCGCTTTATTTCGAAGAATACAGTCGAAGAAAAAATTATCAAGTTACAGGAAAACAAAAAACTATTGTCGGATTCACTTTTGGAAGAAAGTCATATCAGCCACGAAATTGAAGCTAATCTGGAATACCTGCTGGGTTCCTGA
- a CDS encoding class I SAM-dependent methyltransferase, giving the protein MKKLFKLVLNTIPRPILIRLSYVARPVLALSLRGSRYTDPIDGKSFRSFLPYGYGKQRNNVLSPSTLSLERHRLLWLYLNDQTDFFTAPKKVLHFAPEQAFYKRFRKQKNLDYTTTDLFSPLADVKADICNLPFKDNEYDVILCNHVLEHIPDDTKAMQELFRVLKPGGMAILQIPQDLSRAVTFADDTITDQKERARIFGQYDHVRIYGRDYFDKLRSIGFIVIEEDYTHKIAPELVEKYCLAKGEIIPLCFKQEN; this is encoded by the coding sequence GTGAAGAAACTTTTTAAATTAGTACTTAATACAATACCCCGTCCAATATTAATTCGCTTAAGTTATGTGGCGCGCCCTGTTTTAGCTTTATCATTAAGAGGAAGCAGATATACTGATCCGATTGACGGGAAAAGTTTTAGAAGTTTTTTACCTTATGGATACGGGAAACAGCGTAACAATGTGCTTTCACCAAGTACCCTTTCATTAGAGAGACACCGTTTACTGTGGCTGTATTTAAACGATCAGACTGATTTTTTTACAGCACCTAAAAAAGTATTGCATTTTGCTCCGGAACAGGCTTTTTACAAAAGATTCCGCAAGCAGAAAAACCTGGATTATACTACAACCGATTTGTTTTCGCCTTTAGCAGATGTAAAAGCAGACATTTGTAATTTACCTTTTAAAGACAACGAATACGATGTTATTCTATGCAACCACGTTTTAGAACATATTCCGGATGACACCAAAGCTATGCAGGAGTTATTTCGCGTTTTAAAACCAGGTGGAATGGCGATTCTTCAAATCCCACAAGACTTATCAAGAGCCGTTACTTTTGCTGACGATACCATCACCGATCAAAAAGAACGTGCGAGAATATTTGGTCAGTACGATCACGTACGTATTTATGGCCGTGATTATTTTGACAAGTTAAGAAGCATCGGTTTTATCGTAATCGAAGAAGACTACACCCATAAAATTGCTCCGGAACTGGTAGAAAAATATTGTTTGGCAAAAGGTGAAATCATCCCGCTTTGCTTTAAACAGGAAAACTAA
- a CDS encoding GxxExxY protein produces MMSDLYLKEESYKIIEICMEVHKILGKGHSEKVYGDALEYEFRKNNIPYNRELKYNIVYKDIILPSYYFADFVIFDEIILELKAITALTTSEIKQTLNYLAASQNTNWAY; encoded by the coding sequence ATGATGAGTGATTTATATTTAAAAGAGGAATCTTATAAAATTATAGAAATCTGCATGGAAGTCCATAAAATTTTAGGAAAGGGACATAGTGAAAAGGTTTATGGTGATGCTTTAGAATATGAATTTCGAAAAAACAACATCCCTTACAATCGGGAACTAAAATATAATATTGTTTATAAAGACATCATATTGCCTAGTTACTATTTTGCAGACTTTGTTATTTTTGACGAAATTATTCTGGAACTTAAAGCAATTACAGCTCTAACAACAAGTGAAATAAAACAAACATTAAATTATCTGGCCGCATCACAAAACACAAACTGGGCTTACTAG
- the map gene encoding type I methionyl aminopeptidase codes for MIIVKSREEIELMRESALIVSKTLGMIASEIKEGVTTLYLDKLAEEFIRDHGAVPSFLGLYDFPNSLCMSPNSQVVHGIPNNIPLKNGDVISVDCGAFKNGYHGDHAYSFEIGEVAPEVKKLLKVTKESLYVGIREFKAGNRVEDVGNAIQKYTEAHGYGVVRELVGHGLGQKMHEEPEMPNYGKRGRGKLFVEGMVVAIEPMINLGTRNIKQHKDGWTITTADGKASAHFEHDVALVDGKPEILSTFQYIYKALGIESNEEDEFRKVPLVL; via the coding sequence ATGATTATTGTAAAATCACGTGAAGAAATCGAATTAATGCGCGAAAGTGCTTTGATCGTATCTAAAACATTAGGAATGATTGCTTCTGAAATTAAAGAAGGAGTAACTACATTATACCTGGACAAACTGGCTGAAGAATTTATCCGTGATCACGGTGCAGTTCCAAGCTTCTTAGGACTGTATGATTTCCCGAATTCACTTTGTATGAGTCCAAACTCTCAGGTTGTACACGGAATTCCGAACAATATACCTTTAAAAAATGGTGACGTTATTTCAGTAGATTGTGGTGCATTCAAAAATGGATATCACGGTGATCATGCCTATAGTTTCGAAATTGGAGAAGTTGCTCCGGAAGTAAAAAAACTTTTGAAAGTAACTAAAGAATCTCTTTACGTAGGAATCAGAGAATTTAAAGCCGGAAATCGCGTGGAAGATGTTGGAAATGCGATCCAGAAATATACAGAAGCTCACGGATACGGAGTGGTTCGCGAATTGGTAGGACACGGTTTAGGGCAGAAAATGCACGAAGAACCTGAAATGCCAAACTACGGAAAACGCGGCCGCGGAAAACTGTTTGTTGAAGGAATGGTTGTAGCAATCGAGCCTATGATCAATCTTGGAACCCGAAATATCAAACAACACAAAGACGGCTGGACAATCACTACCGCAGACGGAAAAGCAAGTGCTCATTTCGAACACGACGTAGCTTTAGTTGACGGTAAACCAGAAATCTTATCGACTTTTCAATACATCTACAAAGCGCTTGGAATCGAAAGCAACGAAGAAGACGAATTCAGAAAAGTGCCGTTAGTTTTATAA